A genome region from Baekduia alba includes the following:
- a CDS encoding alpha/beta hydrolase, whose translation MRFGLAHLIDPRLVALVDGSRAFYAKRVAGRGPSSWEELRSVRASMAAAAPSNPPAVNELVGIAGRRVPLRIHIPADRAATGVYLEIHGGGFYMGSATASDVRNRQLADALGIAVASVDYRLAPEHPWPAAPDDCETAALWLAEHAEQRFGTTKLAVGGFSAGATLAMTTLLRLRDRGIAFGSAVLQFGTYDLSAQTPAGRLIADEYFLDAYAGAASDRTDPDLSPIYAELTDLPPVLIIVGADDILLEDNLAIAARLSAADVDVDLRIYPGSPHGFTAHPTPMARVALEDIETWLSGHLDADSRC comes from the coding sequence ATGCGATTCGGATTGGCCCATCTGATCGATCCTCGCCTGGTTGCTCTGGTCGACGGATCGCGCGCGTTCTATGCGAAGCGCGTGGCCGGTCGGGGCCCAAGCAGCTGGGAGGAGCTTCGCTCGGTCCGAGCCAGCATGGCCGCCGCCGCCCCGTCGAACCCGCCGGCTGTCAACGAGCTCGTCGGCATCGCCGGCCGCCGCGTCCCTCTGCGGATCCACATCCCCGCAGACAGGGCGGCGACGGGCGTCTACTTGGAGATCCACGGCGGCGGCTTCTACATGGGGTCGGCTACCGCCAGCGACGTCCGCAACCGGCAGCTCGCGGACGCACTCGGCATCGCGGTCGCCAGCGTGGACTACCGACTCGCTCCCGAACACCCATGGCCGGCCGCACCCGATGACTGCGAAACGGCAGCGCTCTGGCTCGCCGAGCACGCCGAGCAACGCTTCGGCACGACCAAGCTCGCCGTCGGCGGCTTCTCAGCCGGCGCAACGCTGGCGATGACCACGCTTCTGCGTCTGCGCGATCGGGGGATCGCATTCGGCTCTGCGGTATTGCAGTTCGGAACCTACGACCTCAGCGCCCAGACACCGGCCGGACGCCTGATCGCCGACGAGTACTTCCTCGACGCCTACGCGGGCGCAGCATCGGACCGCACCGACCCGGACCTCTCCCCGATCTACGCCGAGCTCACAGACCTGCCGCCGGTCCTCATAATCGTCGGAGCGGACGACATCCTGCTTGAGGACAACCTGGCCATCGCCGCGCGACTGTCAGCAGCCGACGTCGACGTCGATCTGCGCATCTACCCCGGCTCGCCCCACGGGTTCACCGCCCATCCGACACCGATGGCGCGGGTCGCGCTCGAAGACATCGAGACGTGGCTCAGCGGTCACCTGGACGCGGATAGCCGCTGTTGA
- a CDS encoding LysR family transcriptional regulator — MNLEAVRAFVAVAEEGQFQIAASQLAISQQAVSKRLARLETDLGVRLFHRSAGGTELTIDGQAFLPHARELLSAEQRAADSVRPGQRALRLDIMTSRTAPAVVAQAFYHAHPDIELDLVRIADSAQAAIAAIEAGTIDASFRAVGSPASRLPAEIDAMPAVDDAHQLLVGPAHPLAAARSVTMAELVGQRIWMPGMLPGSEWDIYYYDLADAFGLTIERVGPHFGTEHLLDVLHESSTLANLAGEHTRYLWPAHYDMRRIPIQNPTPIYPHSLIWHRDNTHPALATLRDYLDARTTDVPRAEVWTPKWEGRTALRS; from the coding sequence ATGAACCTGGAGGCAGTCCGAGCGTTCGTGGCGGTCGCGGAGGAAGGGCAGTTCCAGATCGCCGCCTCCCAGCTCGCCATCAGCCAGCAGGCCGTCTCCAAGAGGCTCGCGAGACTGGAGACTGACCTTGGCGTCCGTCTGTTCCATCGCAGCGCTGGCGGCACCGAGCTCACCATCGACGGCCAGGCGTTCCTTCCGCACGCCCGCGAACTACTGAGCGCCGAGCAGCGCGCCGCCGACTCCGTGCGCCCCGGACAACGCGCGCTGCGCCTGGACATCATGACCTCCCGAACCGCGCCCGCCGTCGTGGCGCAAGCGTTCTACCACGCCCATCCCGACATCGAGCTGGACCTGGTGAGGATTGCGGACAGCGCCCAAGCCGCCATCGCCGCCATCGAAGCCGGAACCATCGACGCATCGTTTCGGGCCGTGGGGTCCCCGGCATCGCGGCTGCCCGCAGAGATCGACGCGATGCCGGCAGTCGATGACGCTCATCAGCTTCTCGTTGGCCCCGCCCATCCGCTGGCCGCTGCGCGCTCGGTCACCATGGCCGAGCTGGTCGGACAGCGAATCTGGATGCCAGGGATGCTCCCCGGAAGCGAGTGGGACATCTACTACTACGACCTCGCCGACGCCTTCGGGCTCACGATCGAGCGCGTCGGTCCACACTTCGGCACCGAGCACCTCCTCGACGTACTCCACGAGTCCTCGACGCTCGCGAACCTCGCAGGCGAGCACACCAGATACCTCTGGCCCGCCCACTACGACATGCGCCGCATCCCTATCCAGAACCCCACGCCGATCTACCCGCACTCGCTGATCTGGCACCGCGACAACACCCACCCCGCGCTCGCCACGCTTCGCGACTACCTCGATGCCAGAACGACCGATGTGCCCCGTGCCGAGGTCTGGACACCCAAATGGGAGGGCCGAACGGCCCTGAGATCGTAG
- a CDS encoding MFS transporter — protein sequence MRRSLGREFGWLWAAYAASAYGSGLALGAFPLVAVLALHAGAAEVSVLSAVGPAVGALVAVPLAPWVEFHRKRPVMIAMDLARFLVLATIPVAYALGWLSFVQLLIVSAVVAATKIAFNAASGAYLKTLVRPDDLLVANARFESTNWSSLAVGPPMGGAAVGLFGPVATVVADALSYLLSALGITAIRGHEQVPERAVKGRWRAADLVDGWRHILTDPVLRALWFNNMLVSGLIMATEPLLAVLLLRQLGFPPWQYGLAFAAPCVGGLIGSRLARRVVARYGQHRVFRIVGTLRAVWLIGLAFIRPGVIGLLTVIAVELAIIISMSLYTPVLATYRLQHTPKDRIARVLSAWSIGSQASIAIFTALGGLLAALASTRTALATAGLLILTSPLLLPRRECPAPEADREPATADLSSRQPATTTALAPAQP from the coding sequence ATGAGGCGGTCGTTGGGGCGGGAATTCGGCTGGCTGTGGGCAGCCTACGCGGCGAGCGCCTACGGCTCCGGCCTGGCGCTCGGCGCGTTCCCGCTGGTCGCGGTGCTGGCGCTGCACGCCGGCGCGGCCGAGGTCTCCGTACTGTCCGCCGTGGGACCGGCGGTGGGCGCCCTGGTCGCGGTGCCGCTCGCGCCGTGGGTTGAGTTTCATCGCAAGCGGCCGGTGATGATCGCAATGGACCTAGCTCGCTTCTTGGTCCTAGCGACGATCCCCGTCGCCTACGCCCTTGGCTGGCTCAGCTTCGTCCAACTGCTCATCGTCTCCGCGGTGGTCGCCGCGACGAAGATCGCGTTCAACGCGGCCAGCGGCGCCTACCTCAAGACGCTCGTGCGGCCAGATGACCTGCTGGTCGCGAACGCGCGGTTTGAGTCCACGAACTGGAGTTCACTTGCGGTCGGTCCGCCGATGGGCGGGGCCGCGGTGGGCTTGTTCGGGCCGGTCGCGACGGTCGTGGCCGACGCGCTCAGCTACCTGCTCTCAGCGCTGGGCATTACCGCGATCCGCGGGCACGAGCAAGTCCCGGAGCGAGCCGTAAAGGGACGGTGGCGGGCCGCTGATCTCGTTGACGGCTGGCGGCACATCCTGACCGATCCCGTCCTGCGGGCGCTGTGGTTCAACAACATGCTCGTCAGCGGACTAATTATGGCTACGGAGCCGTTGCTGGCCGTGCTGTTGTTGCGCCAGCTCGGCTTCCCGCCTTGGCAGTACGGGCTCGCGTTCGCGGCGCCCTGCGTCGGCGGGTTGATCGGCTCTCGCCTCGCCCGCCGGGTCGTGGCCCGCTACGGCCAGCACCGCGTCTTTCGGATCGTCGGCACCCTGCGTGCCGTGTGGCTGATCGGCCTGGCGTTCATCCGCCCCGGTGTCATCGGCCTACTGACGGTGATCGCGGTCGAGCTGGCGATCATCATCAGCATGAGCCTGTACACCCCGGTACTGGCGACCTACCGGCTCCAGCACACCCCGAAGGACCGCATCGCCCGCGTGCTGTCGGCCTGGTCAATCGGCTCGCAGGCATCAATCGCGATCTTCACCGCGCTCGGCGGGCTGCTCGCCGCCCTCGCCAGCACCCGCACCGCGCTCGCCACCGCCGGCCTGCTCATCCTCACCAGCCCGCTGCTCCTACCCCGCCGCGAGTGCCCCGCGCCCGAAGCCGACCGGGAACCGGCCACGGCCGACCTGAGCTCTAGGCAACCAGCGACAACCACTGCACTGGCACCAGCACAGCCATGA
- a CDS encoding NACHT domain-containing protein, with amino-acid sequence MESRRAPALLQAADVIYGQRLRTAPQARVGQATDVHVILIGRGLVDEARIMDWERGWVPPDGALLLVDDAWLAEAEWQRYGGLGVVTLQEVREIPALVLLGEPGSGKSECLRRERDAVEATTANGEETLLVDLGLAMDARDLHDRVFGDPKFLAWRNGATRLHLFLDSLDEAKIQVRKVVSMLQEALERCDLDRLVLRVACRTADRPTGFETWLKDAFGEERFRVLELAPLRVSETRAMASARGVDDDRFVQAAVTAGVAPLTARPLSLKMVLGVFEAEGGFPDTLGALYQDALLLMVGEDQDERRPLRTLSDTAGFAIAARIAAATVLAGRDVVGDGVDAVALRDLAGGDELDRLVAAETTVAVDERAVQEVLGTALFTGRAGGVGWAHRTFGEYLAAYWLAGDRLTDAQVADLMLVDDGTLAVAPPLRNVAGWLLGMRPTFQALLTPADALVLVYGDPASVAVEVRRALLPSLLDALDDQQVDRRGLRNLWRWVGYDGIADDLRATLLDLGRDDQTRQAAVDAAAELELDDLVGVLVDVALDPANSVSLRTSALYGLREFGDRVPRERIRPLALQPQPGDDDDEIKGAALHLCWPKAISAPELFAALTPEKNEALLGAYVGFLHGPCVEHLTEPEDLLLGIQWGLTVSHRAHDTRDVTGVADRIVAKAWPLAATVPDIAEALTDLIELASASFSPILRSPRSLRDDAPDSTLDDPQANAAIAAVLVERMAAGTQAGDVVERMVFRDFPREIDMSVVIERWAAAPSGAVKAAWVTCIPWLARGDRADAIYEVRDTYPELYELVAWRYEAIVLDSPEAEALRQQHAHLLDDNRPSSPPSADLEELDRHIAAELAAFANGNVDAFWRLPRQLFVDDDNWVRDEQTREDLADTPGWRRMSNETRSKLIDAAREYLLRADPETASWLGQDVFFRPARAGYLALKLLFNERRTSFDSLDASVWRRWAPVVIEPRRYGSENDRDAFHTVALACVRADAADVARDVTRALIPGRLFASDIDAARDRLGELWDTSFDDLLFAQLDRSDLERHEIYNVVSALLAVDYADAEDWAASRITSAQLVGDEDQRELALDLAGALAAHAPRRLWPMVESIVGNDDVAGRILLSRLIDRSESGWEGALEPAELARLFGLLRRLFPPDPDAPDGRTFAVTIEMQASFWQSRIVERLVAEGTRDAVSVVAALAAKHDDNGWLRRMYHRAREELRRAVWAPPSPDAVVRLGGVDSRRHVADAPALRRIVMGALVEIAAQMRGARPLAPALWNTKPYRLPKDENEISNMLVEWLSARIGDDKAIINREVQVNPRSGQSADRTDILVQATAAGQGTLSVVVEVKGAWNVDVMTALGNQLAGKYLKPDLTDQGIYLVFWFAEEGWDDFGSESERNRRRRTTRETAPRMAELLEAQAHDVSMALDVTVDAFVIDASLGR; translated from the coding sequence TTGGAATCTCGAAGGGCGCCCGCGCTGCTTCAGGCCGCCGATGTGATCTACGGTCAACGACTCAGAACTGCGCCGCAGGCACGGGTCGGCCAGGCGACCGACGTCCACGTCATCCTCATCGGCCGAGGACTCGTGGACGAAGCGCGGATCATGGACTGGGAGCGAGGCTGGGTGCCGCCCGACGGTGCGTTGTTGCTGGTTGACGACGCTTGGTTGGCGGAGGCGGAGTGGCAGCGATACGGCGGTCTGGGTGTGGTGACGCTCCAGGAGGTTCGCGAAATCCCAGCTCTGGTGCTTTTGGGGGAACCGGGGTCAGGCAAGTCGGAGTGCCTGCGTCGTGAACGTGATGCTGTCGAAGCAACCACGGCGAACGGTGAGGAGACGCTGCTCGTCGATCTCGGACTCGCGATGGACGCGCGTGATCTGCACGATCGGGTCTTCGGCGACCCGAAGTTCCTGGCGTGGCGCAACGGCGCGACTCGGCTGCATCTCTTCCTCGATTCGCTGGACGAGGCGAAGATCCAGGTTCGCAAGGTGGTGTCGATGCTCCAGGAGGCCCTCGAGCGCTGTGACCTCGATCGTCTCGTCCTGCGCGTCGCGTGCCGGACGGCGGATCGGCCGACTGGCTTCGAGACCTGGCTCAAGGATGCATTCGGCGAGGAGCGGTTCCGTGTTCTCGAGCTGGCACCTCTGCGGGTTTCAGAGACAAGGGCGATGGCGAGTGCGCGAGGGGTCGACGACGATCGGTTTGTACAGGCTGCGGTTACGGCAGGTGTGGCACCGCTGACCGCGCGGCCGCTGTCGTTGAAGATGGTGCTGGGTGTTTTCGAGGCCGAAGGCGGGTTCCCGGACACGCTTGGGGCGCTGTATCAGGACGCGCTGCTGTTGATGGTGGGCGAGGACCAGGATGAGCGGCGGCCGTTGCGGACGTTGTCCGACACGGCGGGCTTCGCCATCGCGGCGCGGATCGCGGCCGCGACGGTGCTCGCCGGCCGGGACGTCGTCGGTGACGGAGTCGATGCCGTTGCGCTCCGCGACCTCGCGGGCGGCGATGAGCTCGACCGCCTCGTCGCGGCGGAAACTACCGTCGCGGTCGACGAGCGCGCGGTCCAGGAAGTGCTCGGCACCGCCCTGTTTACCGGTCGGGCGGGCGGCGTGGGATGGGCGCACCGGACGTTCGGTGAGTACCTTGCCGCCTACTGGTTGGCGGGGGACCGGCTCACGGACGCCCAGGTCGCAGACCTGATGCTCGTCGATGACGGGACGTTGGCGGTGGCGCCGCCGCTGCGCAACGTCGCGGGGTGGCTGCTCGGAATGCGCCCGACGTTCCAAGCGCTTCTCACGCCGGCCGACGCGCTCGTGTTGGTCTACGGGGATCCGGCCTCTGTCGCGGTCGAGGTCCGTCGCGCACTGCTGCCGTCGTTGCTGGACGCGCTCGACGATCAGCAGGTGGACCGACGCGGGTTGCGCAACCTCTGGCGGTGGGTCGGCTACGACGGCATCGCCGATGACCTGCGAGCCACGCTGCTCGACCTAGGCCGTGACGATCAGACGCGGCAAGCGGCGGTCGACGCAGCCGCGGAGTTGGAGCTTGACGACCTAGTTGGCGTGCTTGTCGATGTCGCACTGGACCCGGCTAACTCCGTGTCGTTGCGAACCTCTGCGCTCTACGGACTGCGGGAGTTCGGCGACCGTGTCCCCCGCGAGCGGATCCGGCCGCTGGCCCTGCAACCCCAGCCCGGGGATGACGACGACGAGATCAAGGGCGCGGCGCTTCACCTCTGCTGGCCGAAGGCGATCAGCGCGCCGGAGCTCTTCGCCGCCTTGACGCCGGAGAAGAACGAGGCCTTGCTTGGTGCCTACGTCGGATTCCTGCACGGGCCGTGCGTCGAGCACCTCACCGAGCCAGAGGATCTCCTGCTCGGCATCCAGTGGGGGCTCACGGTAAGTCACCGGGCGCACGACACCCGCGACGTGACCGGCGTCGCCGACCGGATCGTCGCCAAGGCCTGGCCACTCGCGGCGACCGTCCCCGACATCGCCGAGGCGCTCACCGACCTGATCGAGCTGGCCTCGGCCAGCTTCAGCCCGATCCTGAGAAGCCCGCGCTCACTTCGCGACGACGCACCAGACAGCACCCTCGACGATCCGCAGGCCAACGCCGCGATCGCGGCAGTGCTGGTCGAGCGCATGGCGGCCGGGACGCAGGCCGGGGACGTGGTGGAGCGGATGGTCTTTCGCGACTTCCCGCGTGAGATCGACATGAGCGTGGTGATCGAGCGGTGGGCTGCCGCGCCGTCGGGTGCGGTGAAGGCCGCGTGGGTGACATGCATCCCGTGGTTGGCTCGTGGTGATCGTGCCGACGCGATCTACGAGGTCAGGGACACGTATCCCGAGTTGTATGAGTTGGTGGCCTGGCGCTACGAGGCGATCGTCCTCGACAGCCCCGAGGCAGAGGCCCTACGCCAACAGCACGCACATCTACTGGACGACAACCGGCCCTCCAGTCCCCCATCGGCGGATCTCGAGGAGCTCGATCGCCACATCGCAGCTGAGCTGGCCGCCTTCGCCAACGGGAACGTCGACGCGTTCTGGCGCCTGCCTCGCCAGCTCTTCGTCGACGATGACAACTGGGTGCGCGACGAGCAAACCCGCGAAGACCTGGCCGACACCCCCGGGTGGCGCCGGATGAGCAACGAGACGCGCAGCAAGCTGATCGACGCCGCGCGCGAGTACCTGCTGCGTGCTGATCCCGAGACCGCCAGTTGGCTCGGCCAGGATGTCTTCTTCCGCCCGGCTCGCGCGGGATACCTCGCACTCAAGTTGTTGTTCAACGAACGCCGGACATCCTTCGACAGCCTCGACGCGTCGGTTTGGCGAAGATGGGCCCCGGTGGTCATCGAGCCGCGACGCTACGGCTCCGAGAACGATCGGGATGCTTTCCACACGGTCGCCCTCGCTTGCGTGCGTGCCGACGCAGCTGACGTTGCTCGCGACGTCACGCGCGCCCTCATTCCCGGACGCTTGTTCGCCAGCGACATCGACGCGGCCCGGGACCGCCTCGGTGAGCTCTGGGACACGTCGTTCGATGACCTGCTGTTCGCGCAGCTCGACCGTAGTGATCTCGAACGTCACGAGATCTACAACGTCGTCTCAGCCCTCCTGGCGGTCGACTACGCGGACGCTGAGGACTGGGCCGCAAGCCGCATCACGTCGGCGCAGCTGGTGGGTGACGAAGACCAGCGAGAGCTGGCACTCGACCTCGCCGGCGCGCTGGCCGCGCACGCTCCGAGGCGGCTCTGGCCGATGGTCGAGTCGATCGTCGGCAACGATGACGTCGCGGGTCGCATCTTGTTGTCGCGGTTGATCGATCGGTCTGAGTCCGGCTGGGAAGGGGCACTTGAGCCGGCAGAGCTTGCTCGCCTTTTCGGGCTCTTGAGGCGATTGTTCCCACCCGATCCCGATGCGCCCGACGGGCGGACGTTCGCGGTCACGATTGAGATGCAGGCGTCGTTCTGGCAGAGCCGGATCGTTGAGCGGCTCGTCGCCGAGGGGACTCGCGACGCCGTCTCCGTCGTTGCCGCGCTCGCGGCCAAGCACGACGACAACGGTTGGCTTCGGCGCATGTACCATCGGGCGCGGGAGGAGCTGCGCCGTGCGGTCTGGGCGCCGCCGTCGCCAGACGCGGTGGTCCGCCTAGGCGGCGTCGACAGTCGGCGGCACGTCGCCGACGCACCCGCCCTGCGGCGTATCGTCATGGGCGCGCTGGTCGAGATTGCTGCCCAGATGCGCGGCGCGCGGCCGCTCGCGCCGGCGCTGTGGAACACCAAGCCATATCGCCTTCCCAAAGACGAGAACGAGATCAGCAACATGCTGGTCGAGTGGCTGAGCGCGCGGATCGGTGACGACAAGGCCATCATCAACCGCGAGGTTCAGGTCAACCCCCGGAGCGGGCAGTCCGCCGATCGCACCGACATCCTCGTGCAGGCCACCGCCGCCGGCCAGGGCACGTTGAGCGTCGTCGTTGAGGTCAAGGGCGCATGGAACGTCGACGTCATGACCGCACTCGGCAATCAGCTGGCCGGGAAGTATCTGAAGCCAGACCTGACCGATCAAGGCATATACCTCGTGTTTTGGTTCGCCGAAGAGGGGTGGGACGACTTCGGCAGCGAGAGCGAGCGCAACCGCCGGCGCCGCACAACCCGCGAGACCGCGCCGCGGATGGCAGAGCTCCTCGAGGCGCAGGCTCACGATGTCTCCATGGCGCTCGACGTGACGGTCGACGCGTTTGTCATCGACGCCTCGCTGGGCCGCTGA
- a CDS encoding DUF4238 domain-containing protein, with product MSTEYTNNHYVPQWYQKRFIPSGQVDRELFLLDLKPDSFRTPDGVKRRRKAMRRIGTRKCFAIDDLYTTRFEGVESRELEQVFFGEVDLQGKKAVEFFATYDHDRLEERALEHMMVYMSTQKLRTPKGLDWLVATSGAQDRSHVLDHLETLRTVYGAIWSECAWQVADASHSPTKFIISDHPVTVYNRACAPGHPWCKGVNDPDIRLQATHTLFPLSAERVLILTNMLWACNPHRPPLELRPNPEFFRGAMFDFTELQVRRSLTEAEVLTINCIVKKRAYRFIAAGREEWLHPERRIKFSWRTAGDHHLLMPDPRSLHPGAEISMAYTGGRTEAMDTFGRRPGHHRFGHEAHDRNEAVAHNQWCQEFEALFGPQPRGLALQHVSRARAA from the coding sequence GTGTCGACGGAGTACACGAACAACCACTACGTGCCGCAGTGGTATCAGAAGCGGTTCATACCCTCAGGCCAGGTCGACCGGGAGCTGTTCCTGCTCGACCTCAAGCCGGACTCGTTTCGGACGCCTGACGGCGTCAAGCGCCGCCGCAAGGCGATGCGCAGGATCGGCACTCGCAAGTGCTTCGCGATCGACGACCTCTACACGACGCGGTTCGAGGGCGTCGAGTCCCGCGAGCTGGAGCAGGTCTTCTTCGGCGAAGTGGATCTACAGGGTAAGAAGGCCGTCGAGTTCTTCGCCACCTACGACCACGACCGCCTCGAAGAGCGCGCGCTCGAGCACATGATGGTGTACATGAGCACCCAGAAGCTGCGGACGCCAAAGGGACTCGACTGGCTTGTCGCGACCAGCGGCGCGCAGGACCGGAGCCACGTCCTCGATCACCTCGAGACGTTACGCACCGTCTACGGGGCGATCTGGTCCGAGTGCGCGTGGCAGGTCGCCGACGCCTCGCATTCACCAACCAAGTTCATCATCTCGGACCATCCAGTCACCGTGTACAACCGCGCGTGCGCGCCGGGGCATCCGTGGTGCAAGGGCGTGAACGACCCCGACATCCGGTTACAGGCGACCCACACGTTGTTCCCGCTCTCCGCCGAGCGCGTGCTGATCCTCACCAACATGCTGTGGGCCTGCAACCCACATCGGCCGCCGCTGGAGCTGAGACCGAACCCCGAGTTCTTCCGTGGGGCGATGTTCGACTTCACCGAGCTGCAGGTACGCCGCTCGCTTACCGAGGCGGAAGTGCTGACGATCAACTGCATCGTCAAGAAGCGGGCCTACCGGTTCATCGCGGCAGGCCGGGAGGAGTGGTTGCACCCGGAGCGCCGTATCAAGTTCAGCTGGCGCACGGCCGGAGACCATCATCTGCTGATGCCGGACCCGCGCTCTCTTCACCCGGGCGCCGAGATCTCGATGGCCTACACCGGAGGTCGCACGGAAGCGATGGACACCTTCGGCCGTCGGCCTGGCCACCACCGATTCGGCCACGAGGCCCACGACCGCAACGAGGCCGTAGCGCACAACCAATGGTGCCAGGAGTTCGAGGCGCTGTTCGGGCCTCAGCCTCGCGGCCTGGCCCTCCAGCACGTGAGCCGCGCGCGAGCCGCGTAA
- a CDS encoding tyrosine-type recombinase/integrase, with protein sequence MVDGRPRFRVVGVDLEEARRQRGELIEAARRGEVPVAPNLRLDSVVEQWLSRYETLVAGGLRRSRTLEAHRYYLDRHLLPRLGRRRISAITVSDVCAVIDGMRAGGCSEKTIGNALATLHSVLRYARRQGWVVDDPIAKLEADERPRPEPRRQRVLGQQEVVRLLACTSDAYRPLVATALFTGMRISELLGLIWGDVDLRAGTIHVRAQLSRAHRGVPSVRVAPKTRAAMREIPLVPQLAQLLRIHRALAPAAAAADWVFPSQTGTPLGHRNAQYRALARAAKKAGLEDGDWPPLRFHDLRHTFASHLIIDLGLDVAQVSRILGHAQITTTLSVYTHLFDDARHAQDLKARMAASAFAALLEPGADRESEGTVVAFPKRPGGRRSSARERAAARWAT encoded by the coding sequence ATGGTCGATGGCCGACCACGCTTTCGCGTCGTCGGCGTCGACCTGGAGGAGGCGCGGCGTCAACGCGGGGAGCTGATCGAGGCCGCGCGGCGAGGTGAGGTGCCTGTCGCGCCGAACCTGCGGTTGGACTCGGTGGTCGAGCAGTGGCTGAGTCGCTATGAGACGCTCGTAGCTGGTGGGCTACGTCGGTCGCGCACGCTGGAGGCGCATCGCTACTACCTTGACCGCCACCTGCTCCCGCGCCTGGGTCGTCGCCGGATCTCGGCGATCACCGTCTCTGACGTCTGCGCGGTGATCGACGGCATGCGCGCCGGCGGCTGCTCGGAGAAGACGATCGGCAACGCGTTGGCCACGCTGCACAGCGTGCTGCGCTACGCCCGGCGTCAGGGTTGGGTCGTCGATGATCCGATCGCCAAGCTTGAGGCCGACGAGCGGCCGCGTCCGGAACCTCGGCGTCAGCGCGTGCTCGGACAGCAGGAGGTCGTCCGGCTGTTGGCCTGCACGAGCGACGCCTACCGGCCGTTGGTCGCGACGGCGTTGTTCACCGGGATGCGGATCTCGGAGTTGCTGGGCCTGATCTGGGGGGACGTCGACCTGCGTGCGGGGACCATCCACGTCCGCGCTCAGCTGTCGCGAGCCCATCGCGGCGTGCCGTCGGTGCGCGTCGCGCCCAAGACCCGCGCCGCGATGCGTGAGATCCCGCTTGTGCCCCAACTCGCTCAGCTGCTCCGTATCCACCGCGCGCTCGCACCGGCCGCGGCCGCCGCCGATTGGGTCTTTCCCTCGCAGACCGGCACGCCGCTGGGGCATCGCAACGCCCAGTACCGCGCGCTGGCGCGAGCGGCCAAGAAGGCCGGGCTGGAGGACGGCGACTGGCCACCGCTGCGCTTCCACGATCTGCGCCACACCTTCGCCAGCCACCTGATCATCGACCTCGGCCTCGACGTCGCCCAGGTCAGCCGCATCCTCGGCCACGCGCAGATCACCACCACCCTGAGCGTCTACACCCACCTCTTCGACGACGCCCGCCACGCCCAGGACCTCAAGGCCAGGATGGCCGCCAGCGCCTTCGCCGCGCTCCTCGAACCCGGCGCCGACCGAGAGTCGGAGGGCACGGTCGTAGCGTTCCCCAAGCGCCCCGGCGGCCGGCGATCCTCGGCGCGTGAGCGCGCGGCGGCGCGGTGGGCTACTTGA